The Ornithodoros turicata isolate Travis chromosome 7, ASM3712646v1, whole genome shotgun sequence genome includes a region encoding these proteins:
- the LOC135400645 gene encoding uncharacterized protein K02A2.6-like, protein MATQPSLSGDDNSRRFRSPGIFDPAKEDWNMYQVRFEAALRVARVTEEEDKTNLLITSLTPEVFKHLYNLVQPRDILSVAYSELTRKLAEHYTPKKFKEFERWKLFSTRQNESESVKDFLERLSAIIPHCEYEAETDVRACSLLTAFIVGLHDPRIRARLVLEKALTLETATNMADKTLTAEAESRQLHAEQTVHKLEKRSDHARCVRCGNSNHDSDTCRFRDEDCHNCGKTGHIAKMCRANRPSKGKKSYRNVEYVSDVFFAGTGEDKFVTCQIGSHDVLLQVDTGSQATLLNTSTYVRLGKPKLKQPRFRLRSFSKDDIPLRGQTEVEVSYGGRKRKLEVFFTNMEHTNLLGRDWIRHLGLDLNELFVGSVVRPGSSLEKVLSKFPDLFQSRLGRCTKAKVHLHFKEAAQPKFFKPRPIPFATRQAVEADIERQVKNGVLTPVDVSEWATPIVVVPKPNGAVRVCGDFSVTVNPQLAVSQYPLPRPEELLAVLNGGQRFSKLDLSEAYLQMELDDEAQKVLVINTHKGLFRFTRMPFGIASAPAVFQRIMEQVIAGIPSVACYLDDIIVTGKSDDEHLDNLQQVFGRLREFGFTLKREKCAFFRAEVEYLGHVVNAQGFRPSPKKVSAVLNMPAPTNVSELRSFLGMVQHYGKYLKSLADVVAPLNDLLKKAVPWEWSSGCVEAFEKVKMMLVSVDALTHFDPAKPIFLAADASSRGLGAVIYHKVDGKDMAVAHASKTLTAPEKNYSQIEREALAIIFGVRKFHQYLWGRRFVLYTDHKPLTTIFGPKKGIPATTASRLQRWALILMNYIFDIQYTPTAKFGNADGLSRLPEGPDGDFDREMERGIFDVFLTEVNVVLDHQVSTLPISVEDIAVATSQDPDLARVAAFVSGGWPTHVDPCLEAFFQRRTELTIYKGCLLWGIRTVIPPKFRSPLLSLLHESHIGQTKMKMLARSYLWWPGLDRDIEREVRSCEPCASVAAHEVPVPLHQWEPADKPWVRLHADFAELNGKHYLIVIDAYSKWPEIEQLTSTAAEKTAIAFSDMFTRNGLPEVLVTDNGPPFTSKEFKNFLQANEIRHVLTPPYHPQSNGLAENFVRTFKTALRRAALEGTKDSVRSFLFKYRITPHATTGRSPCAMLNGRQFRHFLDFIRPGQPDISGTVRMSRERQKRNYDKCSRDRSFGINQKVWMLDPGKKSHWKVGVVLSKQGSAIYVVEDEQQRRHRVHKDHLKCRHSVDSWPDQASVPEVFRKDEVPLPPPCCRDPRPEEGNQNDFHEPHGNNDAIAPGHHEPYVKLSQSKVYTSTPVVILGPARILSHHHAAPTPHHQKPPSPSPVSMNVYI, encoded by the coding sequence ATGGCGACTCAACCCAGTTTGTCGGGCGACGACAACTCTCGCAGATTCCGCAGTCCAGGAATATTTGACCCGGCCAAGGAAGATTGGAACATGTATCAAGTAAGGTTTGAGGCTGCACTTCGGGTGGCTAGAGTCACCGAAGAGGAAGACAAAACCAATTTGCTCATAACGTCGCTCACCCCTGAAGTATTCAAACATTTATACAACCTTGTTCAGCCACGGGACATTCTGTCCGTTGCATATTCTGAACTCACAAGGAAGCTTGCCGAGCATTACACCCCAAAGAAGTTTAAAGAATTTGAGAGGTGGAAACTTTTTTCAACCCGTCAAAACGAGTCGGAGTCTGTCAAAGACTTTTTGGAACGCCTTTCCGCCATCATCCCTCATTGTGAATATGAAGCAGAAACCGATGTGAGAGCATGTTCTTTATTAACTGCCTTCATTGTGGGACTTCATGATCCACGAATTCGCGCCCGTTTAGTCCTAGAGAAGGCTCTCACGCTTGAAACTGCTACCAACATGGCTGACAAAACGTTGACCGCAGAAGCCGAGTCTCGCCAACTTCATGCCGAGCAGACCGTGCATAAGTTAGAAAAAAGAAGCGATCATGCAAGATGTGTTCGCTGCGGCAATAGTAATCATGACTCGGACACATGTCGATTCAGAGATGAAGACTGCCATAACTGCGGCAAAACTGGCCATATCGCTAAGATGTGCCGTGCCAATCGTCCTTCGAAAGGGAAGAAGAGCTATCGGAACGTGGAGTATGTTTCGGATGTTTTCTTCGCGGGTACCGGTGAAGACAAGTTTGTGACTTGCCAGATAGGGTCGCACGATGTGCTGCTACAAGTGGACACCGGATCGCAGGCCACTCTTCTCAATACTTCTACctatgttaggttaggtaaaCCCAAGCTGAAACAACCACGGTTCCGTCTTCGGTCTTTCAGCAAAGACGATATACCCCTTCGTGGCCAGACGGAAGTGGAAGTATCTTATGGTGGACGGAAGAGGAAGTTAGAAGTGTTCTTTACTAACATGGAGCACACTAACCTACTGGGTAGAGATTGGATTCGTCACCTGGGACTGGATCTTAATGAGTTGTTCGTCGGAAGTGTTGTCAGGCCTGGAAGTTCACTCGAAAAGGTCTTGTCCAAGTTTCCCGACCTGTTCCAATCCCGTCTGGGGAGGTGCACAAAGGCGAAGGTGCATCTACATTTCAAGGAGGCTGCTCAACCAAAGTTTTTTAAACCGCGTCCGATTCCATTTGCTACGAGGCAAGCAGTCGAAGCAGACATCGAGAGACAAGTTAAGAACGGAGTGCTAACGccggtcgacgtttcggagtGGGCTACCCCCATCGTCGTCGTTCCTAAGCCGAATGGGGCTGTTCGGGTTTGCGGGGATTTCAGTGTGACGGTGAACCCGCAGTTGGCTGTATCGCAGTACCCACTCCCTAGGCCTGAAGAGCTGTTAGCCGTACTCAATGGCGGACAGCGGTTTTCCAAGTTAGACTTGTCGGAAGCTTATCTCCAGATGGAGCTCGACGACGAAGCACAGAAGGTCCTTGTCATCAATACGCACAAAGGACTCTTCCGATTTACACGAATGCCCTTTGGAATCGCCTCAGCACCGGCAGTTTTTCAACGAATCATGGAGCAGGTCATCGCAGGCATACCGTCGGTTGCCTGCTATTTAGATGACATCATCGTCACAGGCAAATCCGATGATGAGCATTTGGACAATCTCCAGCAGGTCTTTGGCCGACTACGCGAGTTTGGGTTTACACTGAAGCGCGAGAAATGTGCTTTTTTTCGGGCCGAAGTGGAGTACTTGGGGCATGTAGTCAACGCACAGGGTTTCCGGCCATCGCCCAAGAAGGTGTCCGCAGTGCTCAATATGCCAGCACCCACGAACGTCTCCGAGCTGCGGTCATTCCTTGGTATGGTACAACATTACGGAAAATACCTAAAATCGCTTGCTGATGTCGTTGCGCCCCTCAATGACCTCCTGAAGAAAGCCGTACCGTGGGAATGGTCTTCGGGTTGTGTGGAGGCTTTTGAAAAGGTCAAGATGATGCTGGTATCTGTGGACGCGCTTACGCATTTCGATCCTGCAAAACCCATTTTCTTAGCCGCAGATGCATCTTCTAGAGGTCTTGGAGCTGTTATCTATCACAAGGTCGATGGCAAAGACATGGCAGTGGCACACGCTTCGAAGACATTGACTGCCCCGGAGAAGAACTACTCACAGATAGAGAGGGAGGCCTTAGCCATCATTTTTGGCGTCAGGAAGTTTCATCAGTATCTCTGGGGCCGGAGGTTTGTTCTGTACACGGACCATAAGCCCCTGACCACGATCTTTGGTCCCAAGAAAGGAATTCCTGCGACAACCGCCAGTCGCTTGCAACGATGGGCTTTGATCTTAATGAACTACATCTTTGACATTCAATATACGCCAACTGCGAAATTTGGAAACGCCGACGGCCTCTCTCGTCTGCCTGAGGGTCCAGATGGAGACTTTGACCGAGAGATGGAACGGGGCATCTTCGACGTCTTCCTGACAGAGGTAAACGTAGTGTTGGACCATCAGGTCTCTACCTTACCCATTTCCGTCGAGGATATTGCTGTGGCCACGTCACAGGACCCGGACCTGGCCAGGGTGGCTGCATTCGTTTCCGGTGGTTGGCCGACGCACGTCGATCCCTGTTTGGAAGCGTTCTTTCAACGCCGCACGGAGCTAACGATCTACAAAGGATGTCTGCTCTGGGGGATACGAACGGTGATACCACCCAAATTCCGAAGTCCTCTGCTAAGTCTCCTTCATGAGAGCCATATTGGACAAACAAAGATGAAGATGTTAGCTCGGTCCTATTTGTGGTGGCCGGGCCTCGACAGAGATATCGAAAGGGAAGTGAGAAGTTGTGAGCCATGCGCCTCTGTTGCTGCACACGAGGTACCGGTGCCACTTCACCAGTGGGAACCCGCAGATAAGCCTTGGGTACGTCTGCATGCCGATTTCGCTGAGCTGAATGGGAAGCACTACCTCATAGTAATAGACGCCTACAGCAAATGGCCGGAAATAGAACAACTGACAAGCACAGCTGCTGAGAAGACTGCTATTGCTTTTTCCGACATGTTCACACGAAATGGCTTGCCAGAGGTTCTGGTCACCGACAATGGTCCACCGTTCACCAGCAAGGAGTTTAAGAACTTCCTTCAGGCAAACGAGATACGTCACGTTCTGACGCCGCCATACCATCCGCAATCGAATGGTCTCGCGGAGAACTTTGTGCGTACCTTCAAAACAGCCCTTCGCCGCGCAGCGCTGGAAGGGACGAAGGACAGTGTTCGTAGTTTCCTGTTCAAGTACAGGATAACCCCGCATGCCACAACAGGGCGCTCTCCCTGTGCAATGTTAAATGGACGTCAGTTTCGACACTTCCTAGATTTTATTCGTCCTGGTCAGCCCGATATCTCCGGTACAGTGCGCATGTCGCGCGAACGTCAGAAACGCAACTATGACAAGTGCAGCCGAGACAGGAGCTTTGGGATAAACCAAAAGGTCTGGATGTTGGACCCTGGCAAGAAATCCCACTGGAAAGTTGGTGTCGTTCTCTCCAAACAAGGGTCGGCAATTTAcgtcgtcgaagatgagcaGCAGAGGCGACACCGCGTACACAAGGACCACCTCAAGTGCCGGCACTCCGTTGATTCCTGGCCTGACCAAGCTTCAGTTCCAGAGGTATTCCGAAAAGACGAggttcctcttccccctccttGCTGCCGAGATCCTCGTCCAGAAGAGGGGAACCAGAACGACTTCCACGAACCCCATGGTAACAATGACGCTATTGCTCCTGGTCATCACGAGCCATATGTGAAGCTGTCTCAGAGTAAAGTCTATACGAGCACCCCCGTGGTCATCCTTGGTCCAGCAAGAATACTCTCCCATCACCACGCAGCACCCACGCCTCATCATCAGAAGCCGCCCTCTCCTTCCCCCGTTTCTATGAATGTCTATATTTAA
- the LOC135400087 gene encoding uncharacterized protein LOC135400087, protein MAVVDSRYRFVLIDVGAEGRQSDSGVFKASPIGHHLESGTLDTPGLKKLPGSDLVTPHVFIGDEAFQLRPDFLRPYPGLGLPTEKRVFNLRLSRARNCVENAFGILCARWRILLRTINLIPENADGVVKAACVLHNFLSTHNNDTVGYGDNQDVYSNITEGRWHQELEGCSMLPSLHRTHARNFSRDAAASREAFTKYFCSPAGELSWQWARVQPQ, encoded by the exons ATGGCTGTCGTAGACAGCCGCTACAGGTTTGTCCTGATTGATGTTGGCGCTGAGGGACGACAAAGTGATTCTGGAGTGTTCAAGGCATCTCCAATTGGCCACCACCTTGAAAGCGGCACCTTGGACACCCCAGGGTTGAAGAAACTGCCTGGAAGCGACCTGGTGACTCCCCACGTGTTTATTGGTGATGAGGCGTTCCAACTGCGACCTGATTTTCTGAGGCCCTACCCAGGCCTCGGCCTGCCTACAGAAAAGAGGGTCTTCAACTTACGGTTGAGCCGTGCCAG GAACTGCGTTGAAAACGCATTCGGCATTCTCTGCGCACGGTGGAGGATCCTGTTGAGGACCATCAACTTAATACCAGAAAATGCAGATGGTGTTGTAAAGGCAGCTTGTGTGCTTCACAATTTCCTGAGCACTCACAACAATGACACTGTGGGCTATGGTGACAATCAGGATGTCTACAGCAACATTACTGAAGGAAGATGGCATCAGGAGCTGGAGGGTTGTTCAATGTTGCCTTCTCTGCATCGCACCCATGCAAGAAACTTCAGCAGGGATGCCGCTGCAAGCAGGGAAGCATTTACTAAATACTTCTGTAGTCCAGCTGGGGAGTTGTCATGGCAGTGGGCAAGGGTACAACCACAGTGA